The sequence below is a genomic window from Bosea sp. F3-2.
AGCTCGGCGGTCGGCGGCTGGGCGCCGAGGCCGAGGAAGGAGAGCGCCGCGCCGAGCAGGATAACCTGGCCGAAGCGCAAGGTGATGAAGACGAACATCGCCGAGAGGCAGTTCGGCAGGACGTAGCGCAGGATGATGCGCAGATCGGTCAGGCCGAGCGAGCGGGCCGCCTCGATATAGCCCTGCTGCAGCACCACCAGCGCCGAACCGCGCACGACGCGCGCCATCAGCGGCACGGTCGCGATCGAGAGCGCGATGATGACCGCCGTCAGCCCGGGACCGAAGATCGCCGCGATGGCAAGGCCGAACAGGATGGCCGGGAAGGAAAGCAGCACATCCATGAACCGCATCAGAATGCCCGAGAGCTTCGGGTAATAGGCCGCCGCGAAGCCGATAATGCCACCGATCAGGCAACCGAAGATGACCGAGGCGCTGCCCATCAGCAGCGTCGTCCGGAGGCCGAAGAGCAGGCGGGTGATCATGTCGCGACCTTGGCCGTCGGTACCGAGCAGCCCAGCCTCGCCCGGTGCCTTCAGAGTGTTGGCGAGATCGTTGCCGTAGGGGTCGGTCGGAGCGAGCCAGGGCGCGAACACCGCCCCGAGGACGGCGAGAACGACCAGGGCGAGCGCAATGCAGGCGCCGACATCGGACAGGAGCATCCTGAGCACCGTCTTCCGGCGGACGGGGGCGGCAGCGGCCACGCTCACGGCGGCTTCCACCGCGGCGGTGCCGGGCTGGAACGGATTGGCGGCGGTACTCATCAGGCGCCCCTCACGCGTGGGTCGAGCACGGCGTAGAGGACGTCCACCGCGAGATTGACCAGGATGAAGCCGAGCGACAGCACGATGATCGTGCCCTGCGCCATCGGTAGGTCGCTCGACAGGATGGCGCCGACGGCGAGCCGGCCAATGCCCGGCCAGCTGAACACGGTCTCGGTCACCACCGCGCCGCCGAGCAGGAAGCCGATCTGCAGGCCGATCAGCGTGACGACCGGCACGAGGGCGTTGCGCAGCGTGTGCCTGATCACCACGACGCCCTCAGCCAGCCCCTTGGCGCGGGCCGTGCGGACATGGTCCGCGCCGAGCTCGTCGAGCACCGAGGTCCGGGTCATGCGGGCGACCGGACCGACGAAGACGCCACCCAGCGTGAGCGCCGGCAGGATGACGCCCTGAATGCCCTCCCAGGTCCAAAGCGGACCGGTGCGGCCGGTAAAGGGCAGGATCGGGTATTTGAAGCCGAAGAGCCAGATCAGCCCGAGGCCGAGGAAGAAGACCGGCAGCGAAACGCCGGCGACCGAGACCGCCATGATCGCGCGGTCAATGAGCGAGCCGCGAAAATAGGCGCCGAGCGTGCCGAGCAGCATGCCGAGCGGGATCGCCCAGATCAGCGAGGCGAGCATCAGCTCCAACGTCGGGCCGATGGTGTTGCCGAGCTCCTGCACGACCGGGACGTTGTTGATGATCGAGACGCCGAGATCGCCCTGCGCCAAGCGCCCGATATAGATCCCGAACTGCTTCCACAGCGGCTGGTCCAGCCCCAGCTCCTGGCGGATGGCCTGGACGACGTCCTGGGTCGCGGTCGGGCCGGCGCGGACCTGCGCCGGATCGGTCGGCACCACCTGCATCAGCAGGAAGCCGATCAGCAGCACGCCGAGCAGGACCGGCAGGACCAGCAGCAGCCTTTGCAGCGTATGTCGCAACATGAAGAGGTTCCCGGCCTATTGCGCAGCGGCCGCGAGCTGGCCGTGCCGGTCGAAGACGATTTCGCCGCCGAGCAGGGTCAGGTCGCAGCGCACCTCGTTCTCGACCGCCTCGACCGGAACCGCGAAGATGTCGTGCGAGAGCACGGCGATATCGGCGAGCTGGCCCGGCACGAGACGGCCGAGCTTGTCCTCGGCGAACTGGGTGTAGGCGCCGAGCAGCGTATAGGCGTGGACCGCCTCTTCCATGCTCAATCGCTCGGCGCCGCCGATTACGGTGTGGCGCTTGGTCTGGCGGGTGACCATGGTGAAGAGGTTCTTGAACGGATCGGTGGCACAGACCGGCGCATCCGAGCTCGCCGCGGCATGGAGCCCCGCGTCGAGCCATTTGCGCATCGGGTAGGACGCGTCGGCGCGGTCCTGGCCGAGATTGATCACGTAGAGATCGCCGAATTCGTAGATGAAGGCCGGCTGCGGCACCGGGTCGATCCCGGCAGCCGCCATGCGCGCGAGCTGACCGTCGGTCAGGAAGCCGCAATGCTCGATGCGGTGACGGCGCCCGCGGATCGGGCGCTCGGCGCTGTCGGCCTTCTCGATGCCGGAAAGCACCTGCTCGATCGCAGCATCGCCGATGGCGTGGATGGCGAGCTGGTAGCCGAGCTTGTGATAATGCGCGAGATAGCCATGCATCTCGGCGTCGGAATAGATGAAGATGCCGCGGTTATCGGGGTCTCCGACCAGATAGGGCTCGCTCATCGCCGCCGTCAGGCCGCCGGCGCTGCCGTCTCCGAACACCTTCATCGCGCCATAGCGCAGCAGGCCGGTCTCGCGGCCGAAGCGATAGCCGGCGGCATGCGCCTCGTCGCCGATGCCGTCGGCATTGCCGTAGATGCAGACCCAGGTCCGGACCGGCAGCGTGCCGGCGCGCGCCACCTCCTCATAGGCCTCGATCTCAGCCATCCCGGCGAGCATGCCGACGCCGGCATCCATCACGCTGGTGAAGCCCTGCGACAGCATGTAGTGCCCGGCTTTCTCGATCGCCGCCTTCAGCTCGACGACGCTCGGCTGCGGCATCGCCTCGACGATCAGCCGCATGGCGCTCTCCGCCAACAGGCCGGTCAGCTTGTTGTCGCGCCGCTCGATCAGGCCGCCGGCCGGACTCGGCGTGTTGTGGCCGATGCCGGCCGCGGCCATGGCCCGGCTGTTGACGACGCCGACATGGCCACAGGTGCGCTTGATATAGACGGGATTGTCCGGCGCGACGCGATCCAGCTCCTCGGCCGTCGGATGACGTCCTTCAGCGAGCTCATTGTGGTCATAACCACGGCCGATCACCCACTCGCCGGGCTTCTTGCCCCTGGCGGCGGCGGCAACGCGGCGCAGAATCTCGTCGATGCTGTTGACGCCCTCCTCCGGGCGCAGATTGACTTCGCTCATGGCGAGGCCTAGCGGCAGCAGATGCATATGCGCATCGTTGAGACCGGGAATGGCGACACGGCCAACGAGATCGACGACCTTCGTGCCCGGCCCCTGCAGCGCGGCGATCTCCGCCGCCGGCCCGGCCGCCAGCACTTTGCCGCCAGCGATCGCCAGGGCCTCCGCGAAGCCTTCCGCCAAGCCGCAGAAGATACGGCCATTCAACAAAACGGTTTCGGCTTGCGTCATCGCCCCTGCTTACCCTGTTTTCTCTGTTGAATTCTCGCCGCAGGCATTGGCAAAAGGATAGTATTCGGCAAGCATCGACCGTCGCGCGAAAGCGAGACATCGCTTCCACGCAGCCCTATCGGACAGGATTGGGATTTTAGTCTGGACGGTACGTTCTGATCGCGAAAACTATTCCACTCCGCCGGTTCCCCATGACACTATTTTCTTATTGGCTTTCTGGCAGCATTGCTCAGAATATTGAGCATGGCAAGGGCCGTCGAGCAGGCGCGCCCTGCATGACGCGCAGAAAAGACAAGGCGCGCGAAATTGGGAGGCAGGGCAGAGATGAGCTTTGATGTCGGCGGAAGGCTGAAGGAAATCCGGCTTGCGGCCGGGCTTTCCCAGCGCGAGCTCGCCGCCCGCTCAGGCGTGACGCATAGCCTGATCTCGCTGATCGAGCAGAACCGGAACAGCCCGTCGGTCGCCTCGCTGCGCAAGATCCTCGACGGCATCCCGATGAGCATGGTGAATTTTTTTGACGAGGCGCGAACCCCGAAGGACAAGGTCTTCTTCGAGGCGCCGGACCTGCTCGACCTCACCTCGCGTCTGCACCAGGTCAATGGCGGCGAAAGCCGGGGGCAGATGTCCTTCCGCCAGGTCGGGGATGCGCAGGCGCACAACCTGCAGATCCTGCACGAATCCTACGAGCCCGGCGCCGATACCGGAATCGCCATGCTGAAGCACGATTCGCATGAAGGCGGGGTGGTGCTGTCGGGCGAGCTCGAGGTCACCGTCGGCGACCAGATCAAGGTGCTGGCACCGGGCGACGCCTATCTCTTCGACAGCCGCGTTCCGCATCGCTTCCGTAACATCGGCACGGAGCGCTGCATCGTCGTCAGCGCCTGCACGCCGCCCTATCTCTAGGCGGCGATTTCGCCCCGCGGCGCTTCAGCCTTCGCGGACGGCGACGACGAACAGGCGTGGGAAGCGCAGCAGCACCTTGCCGTCGTTCTCGACCGGATAGGCCGGCGCGATGCGCTCGAGATAGCGCGCGATAAACGTCGCCTGCTCCTCGGCCGTCAGCCGGTCGAGATAGGGCTTGAGCCCCGTGCTCTTGAACCATTCGGCGATGGCCTCGACGCCGGCAAGGGCGTGGACGTAGGTCGTCTGCCAAATGTCGACCCGGCAGCCGGCAGCCATCAGCCAGCGGCGATAATCACCGAAAGAACCGATCGCGGACCGCTTCGCCTTGGCGGTGGCAAGCCGCTCCGCCCAGGGACCTTCCGCGGCGACCTCGCGCATCGCGACATGCGAGGGCTCGGAGAGATTGTTCGGCATCTGCACGGCGAAGCAGCCGCCCGGCTTGAGCGAGCGCGCCAGCCGCGGAAACAGGCCTTCATGGTCGGGCAGCCATTGCAGCACGGCGTTGGCGAAGATCAGGTCGTAACCGGCGGCATCGGACCAATTCGCGACATCCCCCAGGACGAAGGAGAGATCCGGCAGGCGCTTGCCTGCCTTTTCCAGCATGTCCGGCGAGGAATCGAGCCCCTCGGTCACGGCATTTGGAAACCGCTGCGCGACCAGTTCGGTGCTGTTGCCGGGGCCGCAGCCGAGATCGATGCAGCGCTTGGGATCAGCGAGCGGGACGCGGGCGAGGAGGTCGATCGACGGGCGTGTGCGCTCGTCCTCGAAGCGCAGATACTGCGCGGCATCCCAGTCGGGCTTGGCGGTCATGCCGAGGGCTTCCGGGCGAGCAGGGCGAAACGGGTCGAGGAAGCCAGCCGGATCGCATCGTGCAGCGGGGCGGCTCGCTGCTGCTCGCGAACGACCTGGATATAGTCGGCCGGGACGATGTCGACGAAGCCCGCCGTTTTCAGCATGTCTTCGAGGTGCTGCCGGCTGAGGCCGTCCTTGAAGTAGAAACGCTTGGTGATCGAGGCATGGGTGTCCGCGTCGATCTGATGGACAGGCGCGCCGCGCCTGTCGCGCAGCCAGTTGCCGAAGCGATTGACCAAAGCCTGCCAGCGGCTGCGATTGACCCAGTCGCCGTCGATGACGAGCAGGCGGCCGCCGGGGCGCAGCACGCGGAACCATTCACTGAGAGCCGCTTCCGGATCGGTCAGTGTCCAGACGAGATGGCGGGTGATCGCCGCGTCGTAGCTTGCATCATCGTCGAGCAGATGCTCGGCATCGCCGAGCCGGAAGCGCGCCGCCTTGCCGTGCTTGGCGCGGGCGCGCTCCAGCATCGCCTCGGAGAAATCGAGCGCTGTGACGCGGTGGTTCAGCGAGAGCAGCGCGCGGGTGATTTCGCCCGTCCCGCAGGCGAGGTCGAGCACGTCGAGCGGTGCCGGGCCGAAGGAATCGCGGATCAGGCGCTGGAACGCCTGCAGCTCCCGGTCGGACTTGATCGCGTGGCCGAAGGAGAGATCGAAGCTCTCGGCCCGCGCCGACCAGTAGGCTCGGATCTCTTCCTTGAGGGTGAAATTGTCGTGCGAGGCGGGCGCGGACATGACTCAATGGACCTGGATATAGGGCTCGACCAGAAGCGTGCCGCGGGCCGAATGCTCCAGATGCACACCCACGGCATATGTCTCGGAAACCGCCGGATGCGCAAGCACCTCGACCGGTGCGCCGGCCTGGGCGATGCGCCCGCCATTCATGACCAGAACACGGTCGGCAAAGCGTGCGGCGAGCGACAGGTCGTGGATGGCCACGACAGTGACGATGCCGCGCCTGCGGGTCGCCTCGCGAATCGTCGCCATGACGTCGAGCTGACGGCGGACGTCGAGCGCGCTCGTCGGCTCATCGAGCAGCAGCACGTCGGGCTCACGCACCAGCGCCTGGCCGATCGCTGCAAGCTGGCGTTGGCCCCCGGAGAGCGTGGCGATGTCGCGCGAGGCGAAGGCAGCGAGGCCCAGCTCCGCGATCACCCCCTCGACGGCGCGCATATCCTCGGAGGAGGCCGCGAGCGCAAAGCCCCGATGCAAGCTCTTGCGGGCGAGCAGAATGATGTCGAAGACCGAGAGCGCGACGCGCGCCTCGGTGTTCTGTGCCAGATAGAAGACCTTGCGCGCTCGTTCCCGCGCCGGGAGCATCGCCAGGTCGCGATCATCGAGCTTCACCATGCCGGCCTGCGGGGCAAGCAGGCCGGCCGCGCAGCGGAATAGAGTCGACTTGCCCGAGCCGTTCGGACCGACGAGGGCCGTCAGCTCGCCGCGCGGCAACTCGCCAGTGCCGAGCCCTTGCAGCACGGGCATCGAGCCATAGCGGAAATCGAGATCGCGGATGAGCAACGCCACGGCTCAGGCTCCCCTGTTGCGGATCGACATGACCAAGCTGAAGAAGAAGGGCACGCCGATCAGCGCCGTGATGATGCCGATCGGATAGATCACGCCGGGCGTGATCGCCTTCGAGACGCTGGAGGCGAGCGAGAGCAGCACCGCGCTCGCGATCGTCGCGACCGGCAGGAAGAAACGCTGGTCCTCGCCGACCAGGAGCCGCGCGATATGCGGCCCGACGAGGCCGATGAAGCCGATGCCGCCGACGAAGGAGACCGACACCGCTGCCAGCAGCGAGGTCGCAATCAGGATCTCCAGCCGCAGGCGGTCGACGCGGACGCCGAGGCTCTCAGCCCGCTCGTCGCCGAGCCGAAGCGCCGTCAGCGCCCAGCCACGCATCAGGAAGAAGGGCAGTGCGAGCGCGATCAGCACCGCGGCAACGCCGACCTTGCCCCAAGTGGCACGGGCGAGGCTGCCCAGCGTCCAGAATACGATCTGGGTGAGCTGGACCTCGTTCGAGCGATACTGCAGCAGCGCCGTCAGGGCGTTGCAGGTGAAGAGCAGCGCGATGCCGACGAGGATCATCGTCTCGGCACTGACGCCGCGCAGCTTGGTCATGAAGAACAGCACGAGCGAGGCAGTAAGCGCGAAGACGAAGGCGTTCGCCGTCACGATGAAGGGCCCGGCGCCAGGCACGACGCTCCAGCCGAAGACGATCGCCACCGAAGCGCCAACCGTCGCCGCGGC
It includes:
- the tam gene encoding trans-aconitate 2-methyltransferase, which produces MTAKPDWDAAQYLRFEDERTRPSIDLLARVPLADPKRCIDLGCGPGNSTELVAQRFPNAVTEGLDSSPDMLEKAGKRLPDLSFVLGDVANWSDAAGYDLIFANAVLQWLPDHEGLFPRLARSLKPGGCFAVQMPNNLSEPSHVAMREVAAEGPWAERLATAKAKRSAIGSFGDYRRWLMAAGCRVDIWQTTYVHALAGVEAIAEWFKSTGLKPYLDRLTAEEQATFIARYLERIAPAYPVENDGKVLLRFPRLFVVAVREG
- a CDS encoding methyltransferase domain-containing protein; its protein translation is MSAPASHDNFTLKEEIRAYWSARAESFDLSFGHAIKSDRELQAFQRLIRDSFGPAPLDVLDLACGTGEITRALLSLNHRVTALDFSEAMLERARAKHGKAARFRLGDAEHLLDDDASYDAAITRHLVWTLTDPEAALSEWFRVLRPGGRLLVIDGDWVNRSRWQALVNRFGNWLRDRRGAPVHQIDADTHASITKRFYFKDGLSRQHLEDMLKTAGFVDIVPADYIQVVREQQRAAPLHDAIRLASSTRFALLARKPSA
- a CDS encoding cupin domain-containing protein, yielding MSFDVGGRLKEIRLAAGLSQRELAARSGVTHSLISLIEQNRNSPSVASLRKILDGIPMSMVNFFDEARTPKDKVFFEAPDLLDLTSRLHQVNGGESRGQMSFRQVGDAQAHNLQILHESYEPGADTGIAMLKHDSHEGGVVLSGELEVTVGDQIKVLAPGDAYLFDSRVPHRFRNIGTERCIVVSACTPPYL
- a CDS encoding ABC transporter ATP-binding protein — encoded protein: MALLIRDLDFRYGSMPVLQGLGTGELPRGELTALVGPNGSGKSTLFRCAAGLLAPQAGMVKLDDRDLAMLPARERARKVFYLAQNTEARVALSVFDIILLARKSLHRGFALAASSEDMRAVEGVIAELGLAAFASRDIATLSGGQRQLAAIGQALVREPDVLLLDEPTSALDVRRQLDVMATIREATRRRGIVTVVAIHDLSLAARFADRVLVMNGGRIAQAGAPVEVLAHPAVSETYAVGVHLEHSARGTLLVEPYIQVH
- a CDS encoding ABC transporter permease, with translation MSTAANPFQPGTAAVEAAVSVAAAAPVRRKTVLRMLLSDVGACIALALVVLAVLGAVFAPWLAPTDPYGNDLANTLKAPGEAGLLGTDGQGRDMITRLLFGLRTTLLMGSASVIFGCLIGGIIGFAAAYYPKLSGILMRFMDVLLSFPAILFGLAIAAIFGPGLTAVIIALSIATVPLMARVVRGSALVVLQQGYIEAARSLGLTDLRIILRYVLPNCLSAMFVFITLRFGQVILLGAALSFLGLGAQPPTAELGAMAADGRNFLFFAPHVSVLPSLVIFAVVLAFNVLGDALRDALDPKLRK
- a CDS encoding iron ABC transporter permease, producing MTAVLPVTAIATADYRKRNAKRLKLVLLGVLALLFAVALDVSIGPGNLPLGDVLRTLVEPQAASPRLSVIVWDLRLPIALMALAVGAMLGLSGAGMQTILANPLADPFTLGVSAAATVGASVAIVFGWSVVPGAGPFIVTANAFVFALTASLVLFFMTKLRGVSAETMILVGIALLFTCNALTALLQYRSNEVQLTQIVFWTLGSLARATWGKVGVAAVLIALALPFFLMRGWALTALRLGDERAESLGVRVDRLRLEILIATSLLAAVSVSFVGGIGFIGLVGPHIARLLVGEDQRFFLPVATIASAVLLSLASSVSKAITPGVIYPIGIITALIGVPFFFSLVMSIRNRGA
- a CDS encoding ABC transporter permease produces the protein MLRHTLQRLLLVLPVLLGVLLIGFLLMQVVPTDPAQVRAGPTATQDVVQAIRQELGLDQPLWKQFGIYIGRLAQGDLGVSIINNVPVVQELGNTIGPTLELMLASLIWAIPLGMLLGTLGAYFRGSLIDRAIMAVSVAGVSLPVFFLGLGLIWLFGFKYPILPFTGRTGPLWTWEGIQGVILPALTLGGVFVGPVARMTRTSVLDELGADHVRTARAKGLAEGVVVIRHTLRNALVPVVTLIGLQIGFLLGGAVVTETVFSWPGIGRLAVGAILSSDLPMAQGTIIVLSLGFILVNLAVDVLYAVLDPRVRGA
- a CDS encoding amidohydrolase, which produces MTQAETVLLNGRIFCGLAEGFAEALAIAGGKVLAAGPAAEIAALQGPGTKVVDLVGRVAIPGLNDAHMHLLPLGLAMSEVNLRPEEGVNSIDEILRRVAAAARGKKPGEWVIGRGYDHNELAEGRHPTAEELDRVAPDNPVYIKRTCGHVGVVNSRAMAAAGIGHNTPSPAGGLIERRDNKLTGLLAESAMRLIVEAMPQPSVVELKAAIEKAGHYMLSQGFTSVMDAGVGMLAGMAEIEAYEEVARAGTLPVRTWVCIYGNADGIGDEAHAAGYRFGRETGLLRYGAMKVFGDGSAGGLTAAMSEPYLVGDPDNRGIFIYSDAEMHGYLAHYHKLGYQLAIHAIGDAAIEQVLSGIEKADSAERPIRGRRHRIEHCGFLTDGQLARMAAAGIDPVPQPAFIYEFGDLYVINLGQDRADASYPMRKWLDAGLHAAASSDAPVCATDPFKNLFTMVTRQTKRHTVIGGAERLSMEEAVHAYTLLGAYTQFAEDKLGRLVPGQLADIAVLSHDIFAVPVEAVENEVRCDLTLLGGEIVFDRHGQLAAAAQ